The sequence below is a genomic window from Saccopteryx leptura isolate mSacLep1 chromosome 3, mSacLep1_pri_phased_curated, whole genome shotgun sequence.
GGTTTCAAGGTGCCGCGTCAGCCCAAGCATTTCCtaaggccaccgggtcctgagaggtttgatggcccctacaatgtaccacagccacctcagcgggaagctgtaatgcctacaaaagtttagaaatgagggtagcattgattatgggggagcccttggtagtgaggaagcctctttccttccagagggcagaatggctgtgggtgataaggaaagcatatttagagtcagtatatatggttacgcattttccctgggccagagagAGTGCCCATGTGAAGGCaattagctctgctttctgggaggtggtgccctctggcatcTGTTGGGATTTTAGGGTGGAGAAGGTGGTGACGACTACATAGGCCGCCCATCATCATTCATCAGGTCCCTGTACAGAACTCCCATCTACAAAAAGTATTAGATCTGgatattttaaaggagaatctgatcaTCTATCTTGGGGTCTGTTGAGGAGATAGATCTATTAGCTCTGTACAAGAGTGGATGGGTTTTGGAAGTGTCATTgaagctggcagtagagtggctgggttgagtcggggagaggacaaaagagtgactgaagggtttttgatgaacaggaggtgaaattcttgtaggcgggaaggacccaatagggaaagagattagtgcaaaaggaggtcagtgagcctgtaggagaagaagacagtgatgggttgggaaagggtgagttcTGCTGCTGCGCCCAGTGCCCAGAGGCAGGTGGTGTCCaattgtttagagagatatgccatGGGGCGGTATgtagacccacaggttgagataGTGCTCCAATTGCATTACCATGCTTTCcatcagtgaaaaggtggaagAGGCATCTAAAGTCAGGTAAAGCGAGAGAAGTAGAGGAGATAAGGGTGTCTTGAAGGGTAGAGAAAGCTCTTTTAATagtgttgggggatgtgagaggtcccaTGAGAGTCTATTTTGCAGCCTCATAGAGGGGTTTAGccaaaagagcaaaattgggaatcaaATGtcgaaagaagcctattagaccaaggaaaggaAGAATCTGATCAGTgatggtaggtggttggagactgcagagggtctgagatCGACCTATGGTGAGACCttgggtggtgggggttaaggcgatgtccagatagactatggactgagaatgaagttgagccttagtagaggaGACACAATACCCCTTCacagcaaggaagttaagaagggtggcggtgtgtttTTTTGAGGcggacagggaggggctgcagaggagtaggtcatctacatattgcaaGAGGGTACTTGTCTCAAGATTGCATGCAGCTAGATCCCAAGCTAGcacctgcccaaacaggtgtagGCTGtccctgaacccctggggtaggaCAGTCCACATAAGCTGTTGGACTGTGTTAGTGTTcgggtcagtccaagtaaaggcaaacagaaagtaagagtcagggtgtagagaaaTGATAAAGAAgtcattcttgaggtctaggaccatgaagtgaatggtgtctgagggaatgtgtgacagtaatgtgtaggAATTAGGGACTAcaggatggaggggaattaccacctcattgattaggcataaaTCTTGTATGAGACAacaagcccctgaaggttttcaaacaggaaggatgtgggtattgcagggagagtccgtggggatgagtaagccttggttcaagaggtgggtaattattggtttaaggccctggtggtgacttgctgaaatagggaattggggttTAGAAGGGAATCGGGAGGGATCCTTCAAGTGAATGTGTACAGGTGGGCGGTAGGTTGCTACCACTGGGGTCGAGGTGTCCCAAATTTGGGGGTTGACAATGTCTGGTGGAATAAGTGGTGTCATCAGGCTAGGGTGATCTGTagtagtgggagagccttcagtcaggagtggtaggagtaggtggtttgaagatgctgtcagctggatagtggcttcGAGACTTAGTAGAATGTcctgacccagaaggggtacagagcatgatggcataactaagaaggagtgcaaAAAGGGGAATTAattcaaactgcatgtcaggagtggtgtgtgaagagaaaaagaaggggacccatccactcccataactgagacctgtgagagaactagaggtccagagtgtaatagcaaaacagagaaggtagcccctgtgtccacaaaaaatgagatggacttacctgtgACCTGTAGTATTACCCTGGGCTCAgcaagggtgatgggggtctttgaGTCCAGGCCGCGTCAGTCATCCATGAGGCCGAGGAGTTCGAGTGATGGGCCTGCCTGACTGGCTTGGCCTCCATTTTGGGTGgattgtcctccacgtagaggcgccgAGGAAGAGACTGTTACCCAAAGGGGGCAATCACTttgccagtgaccaggctgcttgcagtcagggcagggcttagtgggcggccttgggcaggggcactgctgggccCAGTGACCTTCTTTGCCGCATTTAAAGCAAGTTCCTGGTGGGGTTCATCTTTGCGGCCCAGACTTGTGTCGGGCACCTTCTATGCCTTGCCGTTGATCTGCCAGCCTCAGGACTGCCAAAAGAGCCcagtttggagcgttaccttttgctgcatgtgggcctggtgagCAGCCTCAGTCTTTATCTCCCgaccattaaaaattttaaatgccatgttcatcaggtttTGGATAAGGGTTTGGGGAGGCCCTCTTTCaccttttttagtttcttctgaATGTCCGGGGCTGATTGGGAAATGAAGTGAGTGGCTAATACACTGGCCCTGGCATTGGAGGTAGGGTCTAAACGAGTATGGAAGACCATAGCGTCAGTGAGGCGGTTTAAGAAGAGAGCTAgattttcctcaggtccttgagtaatttcccttaatttATCATCGTTAACTACCTTTTGGGCCATGCTCTGCATGCCAGCTATGAGCCATTCAATCATTTGCTCTTGTTgtctcctacctgtttgtcccATCTGGTAAACCCAGTTGGGGTTCGTGTCAGGGACCACCTGTTCCCCAACTGGCATTTGGTTGTTTGTGAGGTGAACCTGATTGGCATGAGTCCTTGCCACCATCTAGATCTGGTCTCGTTCAtcaggggtaagggtagaagacataataacatagagatcatgccaGGTAAGATCATATGCCTGAGTGaaatattggaattccttggtataggattagaagagtaggagCCCAAACGCTTTtcgattgcagacagatcagagagggaaaagggaatatAAACCTTACAACTCCTTTCGCTCTGGCCACCTCATGAAGAGGACAGAGAAGGTTGTCTCTCTCTTGTGGTTTGGAGCAAGATCTGGTGTGAGCActgacaggggaggagagagaaggactgGTATCTGCAGGCAGATGAGAAACATGATCCGGTGAAGGGCGAGGAGGACCCTGATAGGATGAAGGGGgctgtgcaggaggggaagagagtttcTCAGGGGGGGtcagtgaaggaggaaagatcaggagcgaAGGGTTTAGCTGAGATTTCTCTGGCTGAAAGAACCTGTGCCAAatagcaggcagcacagagattaggacggaaGTGCAAATACCAGAaaccctgaatgtaagggatctccagtcatttcccagttctctggcaaCAGTTctgtaaattggtgagggtgttaaagtcaaaagtcccttcaggaggccacctggtctagTTATCTAGTGGATACCATGGCCAGGCCACAatggagaagatcagtttcttcttctttagggaggggtCAGTGTTTAAGAGATTCCAGATAAGGCACCCTTATCTGGGGTGTTTTTGAGCCAGGTTTAGGTTTCTGTGCCCCCGTGGCCGCCTTCAGCCTTgtggtgatcagagatgagaattggcttcctgcaactcaatctctggccaccggACAGTCAGGAAGAGTGGGAGGGTCCGGGACGTCTCCATGAACAAACACACACTCAGAAAGAGtaggaggtccctgacgcagctgcgattACAAATAGGGAGTCTCAGAGTTGGAAAGAAccgaggggaggctggaggcaggggacttaccgcaccatgtgccaaagtgggtgggaggtcggaggtcctggtcttcctcagaagggaaggggagaggagcagctcTTGTGGACTCAAgctcctcccgggtttcagcaacaaatgtaaggtattttctgctgaggaagaaagaaggacgtagccaccaagtgtggataagcaaaagctttatttagagcgcatCCCGGGCGAGGTTAACTTATCTGCAAGACAGGGATCAGGGAAGTCGCGCAGATTCTCCCACCCAGGGTTAATTTATAgggttggtagggtggtggtggatggcgaaatttcattggctgacagttgttctttttcaaaatactcCTGGGTCGTTTCATTTGGCAGGCATGAGTGTggccatttcttttggtggtCATAGGTGCGGATGGTTTTGGTCAAAGTCCCcagacctggttcctcatgtgacctccttccattgccaaccaacctcacaatTGCCACGTGCTCccccttgggacagtgtaagacctgccaggatgacaGGAATGTGGGGGGTGGCTAAGGCCCCACATGCGTAGACtaattcctggactatgaccagaatGAGTACTGGCTCTTTTATTGGATGGAATTACAAATTttagacaatgtgaaataccctaatGGGGGTGAGGAGCGGCTTTGCTAAAGGCCCTCCCcatgccccaggaagcttttcccatggctagaaagaagtccaagGACATTTTGAGCTTTtgacaaagtgctcagagactggtgaagtttatctttgtaattgttgaaatgttGTGATGTcgtgttgtaatttgtgtaatgagcctaatttccttgtacaggaatacctgtgctttaaaTTGTAAGTGAGCAAAAGGAGTAGAATGTAGACTCTAGAGACTTActaatttggccaaactgctGCAGCTGTAAAGCTTGAAGCAGGGTACATTTGcttaatataggaaaataatgaaagccacaatggaattttccagctttaatataattattaatttgcctgttaattaatgggctagaaatgtttttataaatatgggaatatggccctggccagttggctcagtggtagagcatcggcctggcatgcaggagtcccaggtttgattcctggccagggcacacaggagaagcgtccatctgcttctccacccctccccctctctttcctctctgtctctctcttcccctccgcagccaaggctccattggagcaaagttggcccaggtgctgagaatggctctgtggcctctgcctcaggtgctagaatggctctggttgcaacagagcaacaccccagatgggcagagcatcgccccctggtgggcatgccgggtggatcctggcatggtcgggtgcatgcaggagtctgtatgactgtttccccgtttccaactttagaaaaataccaaaaataaataaataaaaattaaaaaaaaataaatatgaactattgcttgaaaatgcatttactatattttgctagtagttaacataaagacaagtattccTTACAAActttcaacaaatgcttaaaggtcaattgtaaataacataaaaaagggGGGCAGTCATATCCTGAGactcctgcaaatcttttttatcatgctttatattttaaaaaatttcttttgaatgctaatgtacagGGTTATTCAGCAGTGGAGAGACTGGAATCCTACAACAgatgccaaacctctttctcttgcaaacttctaccctcttttgtTTGATCCAGTTAATAACGCTGTTATGTTtttttccaatcagctccagatatacagaaaaagtttatataggcaggtgaggatcctcaaacccctcagtgagatcttctgaacatggcttttaaggtttataatgaccacgagggacagaaaaggcagacagagcccaaaagagatcaggcaaaataccagctcttggcatatgcctttaaaggctccaacaccccgaAGGGTCCTCataagactccatcagggccctgcttcaagagtggaaagaaaggtcattgagctaaagcctaccAGGCTTCTTGGctcccaccagggacatgcctttgctgtgggaaaaagggacactggaaggtaagctgccccctcactcctctaagggagagttcagtttcttccagccctgctccagccaccggtgacctaaccttgcccagcctgctgggacttgccactgaaggctaaaggtgcccagagCCATTGGCCCCATGTCAAATCACTGTGAACAAGACTAAGGTATTTCTTCTAGTAGTAGGTAAACTGATCTTATTTCTTATGAACagaagggccacttactatgccttgcctgaatattcaggttttaatccatccctcaaagatctctgttgtgggtgttgatagtcttattttctgttgctttgtttaatatatatgtCTCCTTTaatcctcctgcctcaatgccccttacctattttaggctgggactgctcctaatttagacgaatttacctctaccacccagcatagtgtatcccaaggtgcTTCTCACCAGGCCacggttgcagagctccagggaaaggcaccctgggttcatctctccagtttaaagaaaacggaagctccatccctatacatgctgcagatggcttttccagtctacctgaattattgccagctagaagcactggtcattgggacttgggctctacctgcaaagtgtggaaatgtgaccacaactccagtgccttgtgaacttttcctgaatatatgtgactcctgctccttgggacagttcttaAACTGAAGtagggttgggttacatttacaaataatatgaagcagtgatggtgtcaacatagacttGGTGAACttatattaacatgttaaggacattaaaaactgtaagaaatttattttagatcCTGCTGTATTAGTTAAgttttgcttgataatctaataggctttaatcacttaattgtattaggacacttgttatagtatctgttagcattggctattttaattttgttgtttattttatattttcccagtctgcctccaaatcagaaCATGAGATTTCAGATGAATATGAATCACAGCAAAcaaactgaagttttaaaaaatacaaaagggggatctgttggggaccaaaatataaacagggtattttccaatttggatatatCTAGGGGACGGAGGTGCTGGACACAACCCCCCATGTCACCTGCCTAGTTAATAAAGAACTATACCTGATTCtcacttgtcccacccatgttctctgaaagagactggaagctagtttctccATGCCATTCTCccaaacccatctgtatgtatttGTCTTTAAGTCtttgtctatcatttattcaattccatGCCTTTTCCCGTTCAAAGACCCTGTAATAGACTCATCGTGGCTGGACTGTGACAATGAAGGAATTAAATGCTGACAAAGTTATTGGTATTTTGATCAGTATGAAaattcttttgtgtctgactaatgttggcacagtggattaagtgaTGACCTGGAACGCTTAGGACCCCAATTCAAAATCACATGGTCGCCAGCTAAACTGTAGGCTTGCCAAGTTGAGCACAGGGCAACTGCCTTAACCCCAGGGTTTCTGATTTAAACAAAGGGTAACTGGGTTGGCTTGAGCACCCCCactccaagtcaaggcacatatatgaataactaaaagtgaagaaactatgagttgattcctctcactctctctcctccagcctcTCTCCAATCCtatctctcattttctctttctaatcaataaattaaaaatgcttttgtATTTATCATAAAAGGGTAACTTGTGACTTACACACAGATTTAAACATTTACAGGAGAAATGATGATATCTATGGCATTCTCAATGCAATATTAGGAACATGGTCACAAATCATATTTACAGGAATTttaaaagtaccatatttccccatgtataagatgctctcttGTATCAGATGAACCATAAAttaggggcccaaaatttggaaaaaaaaatgtattccataaagttattgaattcaagttgcagtcatcataaaattcatacaactcctcatcactatcaaaactcccatccattactttgtcctcatctgtctgatgacgaatcactgtcttcatatcctgccttgtcctcagttacATCTATGATATTTGAAAgaccacacttcttaaatgacttgataaCAATCTCAATCTtcatattatcccaggatcttttcacccaggtacaaacttctataCTTGGTTCTTCACTCTTCCTGGGGTGTCAAATgttcccagaagacttcatccattagTTCCACTCATCTCTCATGACAGCtctgaagggtttgttaatgctgacaccAAGTGGTTGGACATGGGATATCAAGCTTCCAGGTGCTCtacctgagccagtgacaccttgctcaagccagtgaccttgggatcaaaccagcaatcttagACTTCAGGCTACCTACCttaggttttcaaacctgggtcctcagactCTCAGGTCAATGCTCAATTCACTGCACCATGACTGGTCAGTCTCTTAAAACATTTAACATATGTGGTGACATGATAGTCTGTCATTCTCAAAGGGATATTGAGAacgaattttttaaaacataaatttaattcCCCTatgtatcttcttaaattttttcaaataattttagagaggagagagagggaagagcagtATGCATCAACtgagttgcttctcctatgtgccctgaccaagcaagcctgcatttcaaaccagcaacctcagcattccaggtcaagatTTTGTCCACTGAGACACCACAAGTTAGGCAGGAACATtaactttaaaatcaaataaaattttataattaataagaaattatgcctatgtatatatgtaataagtattaaaaaatcaataattcgGCCCCTTCCTGAGATGTCAGAAgaagtcagacaaaaaaaattgGCCGAGGCCAGGAAAAAGTTGAGAGAATTTCAGCAGCAGCGAGGCATTAGTGTTCCTTCGGGagctaagaagaaaaagaagattaaaaatggCAGTAGCCCTGAGACTGCCACTTCTGATGGTTGTCACTCGTCTGAGGATGCACCCAAAGACCACGCCACTCCCGCAGCCCTGCCTTCTGCTGACACCATGTCACCTGGCAGTGCCCTTTCCCCTAGTGCTACGTCATCAACTCGGGACTGTGATCCTGAAAATGGTCCCTTTGTCCTGTCTGAAAGCACATTCTCGTCCACAGAGAGCCTGCGCCAGCTTTCACAGCAGCTCAACGGCCTCGTGGGTGAGTCTGCATCCTTTGTCAATGGGGAGGGGCTAGCATCTTCTGCTAATATAAAGGCTCTGGAGAGCCGGTACCAAGAGCTATCTCTAGCGCTGGATTCCAGCaatctaacaaacaaacaacttagTAGGGAGATAGAGGaactgaaacaacagaaccaGGAACTTGTGGATCaagtagaaaaagagaagcaggagTATAAGCAGAAGCTTGCAAAGGAACAAGGGGCTCTGAGAGAGCAGTTACAGATTCACATCCAGACCACAGGGATTCTGGTGTCCGAGAAGACAGAACTACAGACAGCCCTGGCCCACACTCAGCAAGAAGCCCGGCAAAAAACAGGAGAGGCGGAGGATCTGGCTGGTTTCCTGCAGTCCGCCCAGCAGCACTTTGGGGACCTGGAGCGGACGCTATGTTCTGTCTCCACGCAGCAGAAGCAGGCAGACAGGAGCAACAAAGAACTCACCAAAAGCCATGACGCCCTAAAGCTGGAGTTATACAAGAGCAACAAAACTAACGAAGACCTGAAGCAGGAGAACTTGGAGCTGCAGGAGAAGCTTCGGGTCCTGGTGACCGACAGGGAGGCTGCACAGCTCAGGACGGAAGAGCTGCGGAAGAAGCTGGAGATGTCAGAGCTCCTGTTGCAGCAATTTTCTAGTCAGTCGGAAACCCCGGATAGCAAGGAGCAGCTACAGCAGGCCCTGGAAGAGCGGGCCCAGCTGGAGACACACGTGGAGCAGCTGAAGGATTTGCTGAAGCAGCTACAGGTGGAGAGAGACCAGTATGCGGAGAATCTGAGAGAAGAGAATGCTATTTGGCAACAGAAGATGCAACAGATGTCAGAGCAGATGTgcaagctgagggagaaggagaacagCGTGAGTCAGATGCTGCAGCTGGAGACCAGCCCGGCCCAAGTGAGGGGCCAGATAGCTGTCACCCTGGCCCAGGAGCCTCCAGCAGGGCCCTCCGAGGCGGAGCAGCAGCTACAAGCCAAAGCAGAACAGCTACAGCAGGAACTGGAGAGCCTGGCAGAGCAGCTGTGGACCCAGATTCAGGACAACGAAGGTCTGAGCCGCCTGACGAGGAGCAGGGACAGCGGCTGCTGGCGCTGGAGTGCGAGGCTGAGCGCTGGGGGGGAGCAGGCCGAGATGCGCCAGCAGATCCTGGAGAACATGCAGAGCGACCGCGCCACCATCAGCCGCGTGCTGGCCCAGAACCGAGAGCTCAAGGAGCAGCTGGCTGAGCTGCAGGACAGCTTTGTCAGACTGACCAACGAGAACATGGAGATCACCAGCATGCTTCAGACGGAGCAGTATGTCAAGAAGGAGCTGGCCAAGAAGCTGGGCAAGCTGCAGGAGAAGTTGGGGGAGCTGAAGGAGACGGTGGAGCTGAAGAGCCAGGAGGCTCAGAGCCTTCAGCAGCAGCGGAACCAGTACCTGAGCCACCTGCAGCAGTATGCAGCTGCCTATCAGCAACTGGTCTTTGACAAAGAGCTGCTGCAGAGCAGCTCCTGCTGCAATCCCAGCtcctggagcagcagcagcagcagaaggaagTTCAGGGCAAGGCGGAGGCCCAGATGACCCGCCAGGAGTTGCAGGAGACCCAGGGGCTCCTGGAAGCTGTCAACCAACAGAACCAGCAGCTACAGGCCCAGCTGAGCCTCATGGCTCAGCCTGGGGAAGGAGACGGACTGGACagagaggaggatgaggaggaggctcCCGGGCCAAAGCTGAGCATGCCGGAGGACCTGGATAGCTGAGAGGCCAtagtggcattttttttaaaagattttatttattcattatagagaggggagagagagagaaagggggaggagctggaagcatcaactccaatatgtgccttgaccaggcaagcccagggttttgaaccagcgacctcagcgtttccaggttgacgctttatccactgcaccaccacaggtcaggccatagtggCATTTTTTAACATAGCCTTCGCCAGTGCTGAGGAAGAGCAGGCCCGGCTGCACAGGCAGCTGAAGCAGCAGAGGGTGTACTGCCGGCGCCTGGCGCACCTGGCGGCTGCCCTCCAGCATGAGACCCCAGCCCCAGGCAGCAGCGGAGTCAGTGTGCCTGCGGAGAGCCACCAGGCCCTCCAGGGGGCAATGGACAAGCTGCAGAGCCGCTTTACCAAGCTCATGCAGGAGAACGTGGACCTGAAGGAGCgggtggaggagctggagcaTCGCTGCATCCAGCTGTCAGGGGA
It includes:
- the LOC136399509 gene encoding LOW QUALITY PROTEIN: golgin subfamily A member 2-like (The sequence of the model RefSeq protein was modified relative to this genomic sequence to represent the inferred CDS: inserted 1 base in 1 codon; substituted 1 base at 1 genomic stop codon); the encoded protein is MSEEVRQKKLAEARKKLREFQQQRGISVPSGAKKKKKIKNGSSPETATSDGCHSSEDAPKDHATPAALPSADTMSPGSALSPSATSSTRDCDPENGPFVLSESTFSSTESLRQLSQQLNGLVGESASFVNGEGLASSANIKALESRYQELSLALDSSNLTNKQLSREIEELKQQNQELVDQVEKEKQEYKQKLAKEQGALREQLQIHIQTTGILVSEKTELQTALAHTQQEARQKTGEAEDLAGFLQSAQQHFGDLERTLCSVSTQQKQADRSNKELTKSHDALKLELYKSNKTNEDLKQENLELQEKLRVLVTDREAAQLRTEELRKKLEMSELLLQQFSSQSETPDSKEQLQQALEERAQLETHVEQLKDLLKQLQVERDQYAENLREENAIWQQKMQQMSEQMCKLREKENSVSQMLQLETSPAQVRGQIAVTLAQEPPAGPSEAEQQLQAKAEQLQQELESLAEQLWTQIQDNEGLSRLTRSRDSGCWRWSARLSAGGEQAEMRQQILENMQSDRATISRVLAQNRELKEQLAELQDSFVRLTNENMEITSMLQTEQYVKKELAKKLGKLQEKLGELKETVELKSQEAQSLQQQRNQYLSHLQQYAAAYQQLVFDKELLXEQLLLQSQLLEQQQQQKEVQGKAEAQMTRQELQETQGLLEAVNQQNQQLQAQLSLMAQPGEGDGLDREEDEEEAPGPKLSMPEDLDSXEAIVAFFNIAFASAEEEQARLHRQLKQQRVYCRRLAHLAAALQHETPAPGSSGVSVPAESHQALQGAMDKLQSRFTKLMQENVDLKERVEELEHRCIQLSGETDTIRDYITLYQNQRAVLKERHHEKEEYISQLAKDKDMKVKLLELQELVVRLVSKRNELYGKFLGTAQNPAGEPATAPSASQAPGAAHSLGNLHEVSLADSGEPSPAALVNSTAQQIMQLLCELQSPHEYPGLSKTSCIPFFYRADNDTGVKIMVI